One Schistocerca nitens isolate TAMUIC-IGC-003100 chromosome 1, iqSchNite1.1, whole genome shotgun sequence DNA segment encodes these proteins:
- the LOC126237290 gene encoding ADP-ribosylation factor-related protein 1 translates to MYTLFYGLYKYLVQKDEYCILILGLDNAGKSTYLEAAKTKFTKKYKGISPNKITTTVGLNIGKIDIAGIRLNFWDLGGQEELQSLWDKYYAESHAVIYIVDSSDRDRIPASKEAFDKMISSESLIGVPLLVLANKQDIPDCMGVREVKPIFNKSAHLIGRRDCMVMPVSALTGDGINEGIRWLVDCIKRNSDIRPPRNQDDT, encoded by the exons ATGTATACCCTTTTTTACGGACTTTACAAATATCTAGTACAAAAAGATGAATACTGTATTCTTATTCTCGGACTTGATAATGCGGGTAAATCC ACATACCTCGAAGCTGCCAAGACAAAGTTCACGAAAAAATATAAGGGCATAAGTCCCAACAAAATAACCACCACAGTAGGTTTAAACATTGGAAAAATAGACATTGCTGGAATCAGACTTAATTTTTGGGATTTGGGCGGTCAGGAGGAACTCCAGTCTCTGTGGGACAAG TATTATGCAGAATCCcatgctgtgatatacatagtagATTCGTCAGACAGAGACCGGATTCCTGCATCAAAGGAAGCTTTTG ATAAGATGATTTCAAGTGAAAGCCTGATTGGGGTACCTCTTCTTGTTCTGGCAAATAAACAAGATATCCCTGACTGTATGGGTGTTCGTGAAGTTAAGCCAATCTTCAACAAAAGTGCACATCTTATTGGTCGTAGGGATTGTATGGTGATGCCAGTGTCTGCATTAACAGG AGATGGAATAAATGAGGGAATACGGTGGCTTGTAGATTGTATAAAACGGAACAGTGACATACGCCCACCAAGAAATCAAGATGATACATAA